In one window of Photobacterium leiognathi DNA:
- the hutX gene encoding heme utilization cystosolic carrier protein HutX, whose translation MFDKYTREELKTRVAALLTENPKLHAVSISEDLGVTEGEIVLSYPDDMVQLLPGSLAKTILEALPSWGPVTTIVHSMGSIFEVKASFPKGKEARGYYNLMGKEGELHGHLRLENVSDIALVSKPFMGQESYFIGFFAATGECVFKVYLGRDKQRNLFPEQIEKFQQLKQMK comes from the coding sequence GTGTTTGATAAATACACACGAGAAGAGTTAAAAACTCGCGTTGCAGCACTACTGACAGAAAACCCGAAACTTCATGCGGTATCTATTTCTGAAGATTTAGGTGTTACTGAAGGTGAAATCGTCTTGTCTTACCCTGATGACATGGTGCAATTATTACCGGGAAGTCTAGCTAAAACTATTTTAGAAGCATTGCCATCATGGGGTCCCGTCACCACTATCGTGCATTCAATGGGATCGATTTTTGAGGTTAAAGCCAGCTTTCCTAAAGGGAAAGAAGCCCGTGGTTATTATAATTTAATGGGTAAAGAGGGTGAGCTTCACGGACATCTTCGCCTAGAAAATGTGTCAGATATTGCATTAGTCAGTAAGCCATTTATGGGGCAAGAAAGTTACTTTATTGGCTTTTTTGCAGCAACGGGTGAGTGCGTATTTAAGGTTTACTTAGGTCGTGATAAGCAGCGTAACTTGTTCCCTGAGCAAATTGAAAAGTTCCAGCAGTTAAAACAAATGAAATAA
- the hutW gene encoding heme anaerobic degradation radical SAM methyltransferase ChuW/HutW, translating into MSVPEEQLTTDVIGENTPDPLRFGFVKKTSAHAGGHSQPIKPDEHQSLMAALLQGKSESRSESTISGIAIRCLYVHIPFCRVRCTYCNFFQYASSKQLVDDYFAALMIELVEKAKQPWTQAAPFQAVYIGGGTPTDLSAKQIEQLGKMIRQHFPLTTDCELTLEGRINRFDDEMFESALEGGFNRFSFGVQSFDTQVRRKAKRLDDREVVLSRVQRLAQYDQAPIVIDLLYGLPYQDLTIWQQDLSDFFATGAHGVDLYQLVEMNGTPMADLVEKGRLPQPAGTAIKASMFETGVAAMDAHHFNRLSVNHWARDNRERSLYNSLAKTTAEVLPLGAGAGGNIGGYGVMQHRTLDGYLAAIKQGSMPVAMMIKQPVNAATTMAIKCAFDRGVVSKIELEQQAGWNVFDYCLPLFKAWQQHGFVTLNTTEQHQYVTLTLAGQFWAVTLAQAMIKVINKVNDSTMQAA; encoded by the coding sequence ATGTCAGTCCCAGAGGAACAATTAACCACGGATGTTATCGGTGAAAATACGCCAGATCCTTTGCGTTTTGGCTTTGTGAAGAAAACATCGGCGCATGCTGGTGGTCATTCTCAACCGATAAAGCCTGATGAGCATCAATCCTTGATGGCAGCCTTGTTGCAAGGGAAGAGTGAATCACGTAGCGAATCCACGATAAGTGGCATAGCAATACGTTGTTTATATGTGCATATCCCATTTTGTCGTGTGCGCTGTACGTATTGTAACTTTTTCCAATATGCATCGAGCAAACAGCTGGTGGACGATTACTTTGCCGCTTTAATGATTGAGCTGGTAGAAAAGGCAAAACAGCCTTGGACGCAAGCAGCTCCTTTTCAAGCGGTTTATATTGGTGGGGGAACACCGACAGATTTATCAGCTAAGCAAATTGAACAACTAGGCAAGATGATACGCCAGCATTTTCCGTTAACTACGGATTGTGAGTTAACCCTTGAAGGTCGGATCAATCGTTTTGACGATGAAATGTTTGAATCTGCGTTAGAAGGCGGCTTTAACCGATTTTCATTTGGTGTGCAGAGCTTTGATACTCAAGTACGACGTAAAGCAAAGCGGTTAGATGATCGTGAGGTGGTGTTATCTCGTGTTCAGCGTTTAGCACAATATGATCAAGCCCCCATTGTGATTGATTTGCTCTATGGCTTGCCATATCAAGATTTGACGATATGGCAGCAGGATTTATCCGACTTTTTTGCAACAGGGGCTCATGGTGTTGATTTATACCAACTAGTCGAAATGAATGGCACACCAATGGCGGATTTGGTTGAGAAAGGCCGATTACCACAACCTGCTGGCACTGCGATAAAAGCATCGATGTTTGAAACGGGTGTTGCTGCGATGGATGCACATCATTTTAATCGTTTAAGCGTCAACCATTGGGCAAGAGACAATCGAGAACGCAGCTTATACAACAGCCTAGCGAAAACAACCGCAGAGGTTTTGCCATTAGGCGCAGGAGCGGGCGGCAATATTGGTGGCTATGGCGTAATGCAGCATCGCACTCTTGATGGTTATTTAGCAGCTATTAAGCAGGGCTCAATGCCTGTGGCGATGATGATAAAGCAACCCGTTAATGCTGCGACTACCATGGCGATCAAATGTGCTTTTGATCGTGGGGTTGTGTCTAAAATTGAATTAGAGCAGCAAGCGGGTTGGAATGTGTTCGATTACTGTTTGCCATTATTTAAAGCGTGGCAACAGCATGGTTTTGTTACTTTAAATACAACAGAGCAACACCAATATGTCACGTTGACATTAGCAGGACAGTTTTGGGCTGTCACTCTAGCGCAAGCCATGATTAAAGTGATTAATAAAGTTAATGATTCAACAATGCAAGCAGCATAG
- a CDS encoding ExbD/TolR family protein, whose amino-acid sequence MIRANSSITQSDDMAPDLTPLLDIIFIVMVFLLLTATVKIKSLDVDLPQTATKTLQTTQADPITINLVANAPHWALQGEKVNDWDSFKQSLLQEVKASPNKPVVIGADKTASVEQMLKLLAFLQENNIKATQLLMEESSS is encoded by the coding sequence ATGATCAGAGCTAATAGCAGCATAACTCAATCTGATGATATGGCCCCAGATCTGACACCTTTACTCGATATTATCTTTATTGTGATGGTGTTTTTACTGCTTACCGCTACGGTAAAAATTAAGTCTTTGGATGTCGATTTACCGCAAACTGCCACTAAGACATTACAAACCACACAGGCCGATCCTATCACCATCAATCTCGTTGCTAATGCGCCACATTGGGCGCTTCAGGGCGAAAAAGTCAATGACTGGGACAGCTTTAAGCAATCCCTGTTACAAGAAGTAAAAGCCAGCCCCAATAAGCCTGTTGTGATCGGGGCTGATAAAACAGCCTCTGTTGAACAGATGCTTAAACTGCTCGCTTTCTTACAAGAAAACAATATCAAAGCAACTCAGCTACTTATGGAAGAATCATCATCATGA
- a CDS encoding FecCD family ABC transporter permease has product MYAKRFSAQHIYILSIGLLVLAGLSSIVIGPMAISYKQSLLALIPGDHQLAQHVSLVIHQIRLPRTLLCFAIGAILAICGSVLQGLFRNPLADPGIIGITGGAGLGAALAIVLFAPLTSTFPQLLNFAIVPVFAFIGGAISTVMVYRLGTDKNGTSVMIMLLAGVAITAISAAGLGLLNYVADDEALRDLSLWSMGSLAGATWSGILLAYCTLALLFSYCYRHCNNLNAFLLGEAEARHMGVNTQHLKRNLIIVCAAGVGITVSICGPIGFIGLVIPHVGRMLTGPNHKTLLPISALLGGLILLVADMIARSAFSPQELPVGIITAILGAPFFIYLLSAQKRHIS; this is encoded by the coding sequence ATGTACGCAAAACGATTTTCAGCCCAACATATTTATATTTTAAGCATTGGCTTACTGGTGTTAGCAGGGCTTTCTTCTATTGTGATTGGCCCAATGGCAATCAGTTATAAACAAAGTCTACTTGCGCTAATACCTGGTGATCATCAGCTGGCGCAACATGTCAGCTTAGTGATCCATCAAATACGTTTACCTCGCACCCTACTCTGTTTTGCCATTGGTGCGATTCTGGCGATTTGCGGCAGCGTACTGCAAGGGCTATTTCGTAATCCTCTTGCTGACCCCGGTATTATTGGTATTACAGGCGGTGCAGGATTAGGTGCTGCATTAGCCATTGTGTTATTCGCTCCACTTACCAGCACTTTCCCGCAATTACTTAACTTTGCCATTGTTCCTGTGTTTGCGTTTATTGGTGGTGCAATTAGCACAGTTATGGTTTACCGCTTAGGCACAGATAAAAACGGCACATCAGTGATGATCATGCTACTAGCTGGGGTTGCGATTACCGCAATTTCAGCAGCAGGATTAGGCTTACTTAACTATGTTGCTGATGATGAGGCACTGCGTGATTTATCACTGTGGTCAATGGGCTCACTGGCTGGCGCTACGTGGTCTGGGATCCTTCTTGCCTACTGTACTTTAGCGTTACTATTTAGCTACTGTTATCGCCATTGTAATAACTTGAATGCGTTCTTATTAGGTGAAGCAGAAGCCAGACACATGGGCGTCAATACTCAGCACTTAAAACGTAATCTTATTATTGTCTGTGCGGCTGGTGTTGGCATTACCGTGTCTATTTGTGGCCCTATCGGATTTATCGGCTTAGTCATCCCTCATGTCGGACGTATGCTGACAGGTCCAAATCATAAAACTTTATTGCCTATTTCAGCCCTATTAGGCGGCTTAATTTTATTAGTTGCAGATATGATCGCCCGTAGCGCTTTTTCACCACAAGAATTACCCGTTGGCATTATCACCGCTATTTTAGGTGCGCCTTTCTTTATCTATTTACTTAGCGCTCAAAAGAGGCACATTTCATGA
- a CDS encoding heme/hemin ABC transporter substrate-binding protein: MRQCRYQHKKIISAGASITQIINALNAQDQIVAVDLTSKALVDKSVPKVGYHRQLSAENLMSLSPTNVIGSDEMGPQSTLDLLKQSGVSVDVVNSGETVKDLLQRIDQIASLTHHQQRAEVLKEKLSKQLNEIKQATANIKTAKKVLFLMIHDGRPINVAGSNTTADSIISLAGAVNPAAESVSNYKPISAEAIVTMQPDIILLSTRTASKIKSMKDLVKQMPLIAATPAATNNALLTINGTALIGGLGLESVNEALRLNQVIYP; the protein is encoded by the coding sequence ATACGCCAATGCAGATACCAACACAAAAAAATCATCAGTGCTGGCGCATCAATTACACAAATCATTAACGCTTTAAACGCGCAAGATCAGATAGTAGCCGTAGATCTCACCAGTAAAGCACTCGTTGATAAATCTGTGCCTAAAGTAGGCTACCACCGCCAACTATCTGCTGAAAACTTGATGTCATTATCGCCAACAAACGTCATTGGTTCAGATGAGATGGGGCCACAAAGCACATTAGATTTACTCAAGCAATCAGGCGTTAGTGTGGATGTCGTAAACTCAGGTGAAACCGTCAAAGATTTACTGCAACGTATCGATCAAATCGCCTCATTGACTCACCATCAACAGCGTGCAGAGGTATTAAAAGAAAAGCTCAGTAAACAACTAAACGAGATTAAACAAGCCACTGCTAACATCAAAACCGCTAAAAAAGTGCTGTTTTTGATGATCCATGATGGTCGACCAATCAATGTCGCAGGCAGTAACACCACTGCAGATAGCATTATCTCGTTAGCAGGTGCCGTGAATCCTGCAGCTGAATCAGTCAGCAATTACAAACCGATTTCTGCCGAAGCAATTGTGACTATGCAGCCAGATATCATTCTTTTAAGCACTCGTACTGCAAGTAAGATCAAAAGTATGAAAGATCTGGTTAAGCAAATGCCGCTCATTGCTGCAACACCAGCGGCTACCAATAACGCCTTATTAACCATTAACGGTACAGCGTTAATTGGTGGTTTAGGGTTAGAAAGCGTGAATGAAGCATTAAGACTTAATCAAGTTATTTACCCTTAA
- a CDS encoding energy transducer TonB — protein MNLKRYAIAGSASILFHSLLVSAMPDKKIITVPVSEPASVSVNLVSLPIAKPEPVIQPVVETPVEPIKPVAKTMTPAPKTEMKKLVQKTKPVTKPKAEPKKKAVPKKPAQPTPKKTVTKKADVKKPVQNKTVKKAQPTKPITTSKKFTLDKPNNKPAIKSVVEVNKKTKNQQATLGSSEPQLVSKPTFATRPSPVSYPRLAKRRGIEGTVLVEVLIGKDGKQLKQKLAKSSGASVLDKAALKAIKLWRFSPHIIDGKAIAHRVQIPVRFKLD, from the coding sequence GTGAATTTAAAACGCTACGCCATTGCAGGCAGTGCTTCCATTTTGTTCCATAGCCTTCTTGTCTCTGCAATGCCTGACAAAAAAATCATCACAGTGCCAGTTTCTGAGCCTGCTAGCGTAAGTGTGAATCTGGTTTCTTTACCTATCGCCAAACCAGAACCTGTTATTCAGCCTGTCGTTGAAACGCCTGTTGAACCGATAAAGCCTGTCGCAAAAACGATGACGCCAGCGCCAAAAACAGAGATGAAAAAGCTGGTTCAGAAAACCAAGCCAGTAACAAAACCAAAAGCTGAACCTAAGAAGAAAGCTGTTCCTAAAAAACCAGCACAGCCGACACCTAAAAAAACAGTGACTAAAAAAGCTGACGTTAAAAAGCCCGTTCAGAACAAAACGGTAAAGAAAGCACAACCAACGAAACCTATTACTACCAGTAAAAAATTTACGTTAGATAAACCCAATAATAAGCCAGCCATCAAATCAGTGGTTGAGGTCAATAAAAAGACCAAAAACCAGCAAGCAACACTGGGTTCCAGCGAGCCGCAGTTGGTCTCAAAACCGACATTTGCAACTAGACCTTCCCCTGTCAGCTATCCACGTTTGGCTAAGCGTCGAGGTATTGAAGGCACTGTTTTAGTGGAAGTGTTAATTGGTAAAGACGGCAAACAACTAAAACAGAAATTAGCCAAATCATCCGGTGCTAGCGTGCTTGATAAAGCAGCACTGAAAGCAATCAAACTGTGGCGCTTTTCTCCGCACATTATTGACGGAAAAGCTATCGCCCACCGTGTACAAATTCCTGTTCGTTTCAAATTGGATTAA
- a CDS encoding MotA/TolQ/ExbB proton channel family protein — protein MSFLDNLTQQLGLMAWPLIICSVLTVMILVERLVQVLLCTGVGKTKVNAILAKQNRHDDCALDKLTEELKQQRPLLYKGIAMLIAHRHFTKPLREDAAAIWLIQKRTELRSGLRLLSLIGVISPLLGLLGTVLGLIEMFSGISQSTGSVTPSDLADGLGLAMRTTAAGLLIALPAITGAQLLGLWADNVTAKLEHCLNRCNLWLEGMNIEVENGKTTACDTCEQNPAVNGKAL, from the coding sequence ATGAGCTTTTTAGACAACCTGACCCAACAACTTGGCCTGATGGCATGGCCTCTCATTATCTGCTCTGTGCTCACAGTAATGATCCTTGTGGAGCGTTTAGTTCAAGTTTTGCTTTGCACTGGTGTTGGCAAAACTAAGGTAAACGCTATTCTTGCTAAACAGAATCGTCACGATGATTGTGCTCTAGATAAACTGACTGAAGAGTTAAAACAGCAACGCCCTCTACTTTATAAAGGCATTGCTATGTTGATTGCTCACCGCCATTTCACCAAACCTCTACGTGAAGATGCAGCTGCTATTTGGCTTATACAAAAACGTACTGAACTGCGTTCAGGCTTACGTTTGCTTAGCTTAATTGGTGTAATCAGCCCGCTATTAGGTTTGCTTGGCACCGTTTTAGGGCTAATTGAAATGTTCAGTGGCATTTCACAATCGACAGGTTCAGTAACACCTAGCGATTTAGCCGATGGCTTAGGCTTAGCCATGCGAACAACAGCAGCAGGCTTATTGATTGCCCTACCGGCTATTACAGGTGCACAGCTTTTAGGTTTATGGGCAGATAACGTAACAGCCAAATTAGAACACTGTTTGAATCGCTGTAACTTATGGCTTGAGGGCATGAATATCGAAGTGGAAAACGGCAAAACAACCGCTTGTGATACTTGTGAACAAAACCCAGCGGTTAACGGTAAAGCATTATGA
- a CDS encoding TfoX/Sxy family DNA transformation protein, translating into MDKPILKDSLKLFDHFGSVKSRSMFGGFGIFAGDTMFALVVNDKLHLRANAETEKEFKQAGLEPYVYKKRGFPVVTKHYAIPDNWWDEPEKIVAQGRYSLEAAEKDKQEKESCVPDRIKDLPNLRLSNERMLKKAGIETIEQLQAAGALGAYQALQKAQNSPLSLELLWALEGAISGQHWSVIPEQRRNELLSALS; encoded by the coding sequence ATGGATAAACCAATATTAAAAGATTCATTAAAATTATTTGACCATTTTGGATCTGTAAAATCACGGTCGATGTTTGGCGGTTTTGGCATTTTTGCTGGTGATACAATGTTTGCATTAGTTGTGAATGATAAACTTCATTTACGAGCAAACGCTGAAACCGAAAAGGAATTCAAACAAGCTGGCTTGGAGCCTTACGTTTACAAAAAACGTGGGTTCCCTGTTGTAACCAAGCACTACGCAATACCAGATAACTGGTGGGACGAACCTGAAAAGATCGTTGCACAAGGTAGGTATTCCTTGGAAGCCGCAGAAAAAGACAAGCAAGAAAAGGAGAGTTGTGTACCTGACCGTATAAAGGACTTACCAAACCTACGGTTATCAAATGAAAGAATGCTTAAAAAAGCAGGCATAGAGACTATCGAACAACTTCAAGCAGCTGGTGCATTAGGTGCATATCAAGCGCTACAAAAAGCGCAAAACAGTCCGCTTAGTCTTGAATTGCTATGGGCGCTTGAGGGTGCAATTAGTGGACAGCATTGGTCTGTTATTCCTGAGCAACGTCGAAACGAATTATTATCTGCCCTATCCTAA
- a CDS encoding carboxymuconolactone decarboxylase family protein, producing MRISIKKIDSLWVKPLLWLQARHYGQVLNPAKLWGRKPVLFWLVAGFFGFLDRKKSPIQDVMRSLICVRVSQLNDCAFCVDANGMKLAERCDSEEKIKALANWQHSDLFTQQERAVLAYTEAMTITGQRVTDEMLHALQQWYSSDDIIEITALVSFQNLSAKFNTALDVPEQGFCTLPIKPNNTAVSQEQDKPKADTQQTK from the coding sequence GTGCGCATCTCAATCAAGAAAATCGATTCACTTTGGGTAAAACCATTGTTATGGCTACAAGCTCGTCATTATGGGCAAGTGCTTAATCCAGCCAAGCTATGGGGTCGTAAGCCTGTGCTGTTTTGGTTAGTCGCGGGATTCTTTGGTTTTCTGGATCGCAAAAAGTCCCCTATCCAAGATGTGATGCGTTCGCTTATTTGTGTTCGTGTATCGCAACTTAATGATTGTGCTTTCTGTGTCGATGCTAATGGCATGAAATTGGCGGAGCGTTGCGATTCTGAAGAAAAAATCAAAGCGCTGGCAAACTGGCAGCATTCTGATTTGTTTACACAGCAAGAACGCGCTGTGCTTGCCTACACGGAAGCAATGACCATTACAGGTCAACGTGTTACTGATGAGATGCTTCATGCCCTCCAGCAGTGGTACAGCAGCGATGACATCATAGAGATCACCGCATTAGTCAGCTTCCAAAACCTATCAGCTAAATTTAACACCGCATTGGATGTGCCAGAGCAAGGTTTCTGCACCCTGCCTATTAAACCGAATAATACTGCGGTTAGCCAAGAGCAAGACAAACCAAAAGCTGATACTCAGCAAACTAAATAA
- the hutZ gene encoding heme utilization protein HutZ: MSEVKQERLQNRLGPEIKEFREACQTLQLATVDANGKPNVSYAPFALLDDGYYVLISQIAKHARNLLENPQVSLMMIEDESASKVLYARKRLTFEADVSVVERNSERWQQGVAALQARFGEIVEGLSGLEDFSLFRLAPTQGLFVKGFGQAFQVSGDDLVDFVHLQEGHRRIKDGSEIESAEEKL, encoded by the coding sequence ATGAGTGAAGTAAAACAGGAACGCTTACAAAACCGATTAGGCCCAGAAATTAAAGAGTTCCGTGAAGCCTGCCAAACATTACAGTTAGCGACTGTTGATGCCAATGGGAAACCGAATGTAAGTTATGCACCGTTTGCTTTACTTGATGATGGTTACTACGTGCTAATTAGCCAGATTGCAAAACACGCACGTAACTTATTAGAAAACCCACAAGTATCATTGATGATGATTGAAGACGAATCGGCATCAAAAGTGCTTTATGCTCGTAAACGCTTAACCTTTGAAGCGGATGTGAGTGTGGTTGAACGTAATTCTGAACGTTGGCAGCAAGGTGTTGCAGCACTGCAAGCACGTTTTGGTGAGATTGTAGAAGGACTAAGTGGGCTAGAGGATTTCAGCTTGTTCCGATTAGCACCAACGCAAGGCTTATTTGTAAAAGGCTTTGGTCAGGCATTCCAAGTGAGTGGTGATGATTTAGTGGATTTTGTTCATCTTCAAGAAGGACACCGTCGTATTAAAGACGGCAGTGAAATTGAATCAGCAGAAGAGAAGCTGTAA
- a CDS encoding heme ABC transporter ATP-binding protein, which translates to MTATAIDIDLLSSTENSSQNNTSLNTTSVIQARNLKLRYGNKILLDDLDLDIHSGEVTALLGPNGAGKSTLLKVLCGEVTPESGDVSFFGQPLSSWDRATLAKHLGILPQHSALSFAFTAKEVVELGAIPLQLTSPQLKSVTQMIMDYVDVENLADRLYPTLSGGEKQRIHLARVLTQLSQAGEHCILMLDEPTSALDLAHQHHTLQIAKNMAMQGAAVIVVLHDLNLAAQYTDRMIFLNDGQIKADGTPSQVLTAEVVESLYGWPVTVHTHPIENYPYILSANHPIL; encoded by the coding sequence ATGACAGCAACTGCCATTGATATTGATTTACTTAGTTCGACAGAAAACAGTTCTCAAAATAACACTTCTCTAAATACAACCAGCGTTATTCAAGCAAGAAACCTCAAACTTCGTTACGGCAATAAAATCTTATTAGATGATCTAGATTTAGATATTCATTCAGGCGAAGTCACTGCCCTTTTAGGCCCCAATGGCGCAGGGAAAAGTACCTTATTAAAAGTACTCTGTGGCGAAGTAACACCTGAATCTGGAGACGTCTCTTTTTTCGGGCAACCATTATCATCATGGGACAGAGCTACACTGGCTAAACATTTAGGCATACTGCCGCAACACAGTGCACTTTCTTTTGCGTTTACAGCAAAAGAAGTGGTGGAGTTAGGCGCAATCCCGTTACAACTAACGTCACCACAGCTTAAGTCTGTGACACAGATGATAATGGATTATGTGGATGTCGAAAACCTTGCAGATAGGCTTTACCCGACGCTTTCTGGCGGTGAAAAACAACGAATCCATTTAGCTCGGGTATTAACCCAATTAAGCCAAGCTGGTGAGCACTGTATTTTAATGCTGGATGAACCAACATCAGCCCTTGATCTAGCACATCAACATCACACCTTACAAATAGCGAAGAACATGGCAATGCAAGGTGCTGCGGTTATTGTGGTATTACATGATTTAAACCTTGCAGCGCAATACACAGATCGGATGATTTTCTTAAATGATGGGCAAATAAAAGCGGATGGTACACCGTCACAAGTACTCACTGCTGAAGTCGTAGAATCACTGTATGGTTGGCCTGTTACTGTGCATACCCACCCTATAGAAAACTACCCTTATATTTTGTCAGCAAATCATCCTATTCTTTAA
- the purR gene encoding HTH-type transcriptional repressor PurR, producing the protein MATIKDVARMAGVSTTTVSHVINKTRFVAEATQKKVLAAVDELNYAPSAVARSLKCNTTRTIGMLVTKSTNPFFAEVVHGVEEYCYGAGYTLILCNTEGNLEKQRDYLRMLAEKRVDGLLVMCSDLDQKLLELLERQNDLPMVIMDWGPDKPHTDNIQDNAETGGYIATKHFIDNGHKKIGCLSGQGDKSTCHERLKGFRKAMAEADLSVNEDWLLEGDFECESAVEAAKKFIAMKERPTAIFCFNDIMAMAMISTFEQAGLRIPDDISIIGYDNIDLAPYFAPPLTTIHQPKRRLGKTAVEILLDRVKDKNHARQTFEMTPELVARKSVKDLN; encoded by the coding sequence ATGGCAACCATTAAAGACGTTGCACGTATGGCAGGTGTATCAACCACAACTGTGTCACACGTGATCAATAAAACACGCTTTGTTGCAGAAGCAACACAGAAAAAAGTGCTGGCTGCGGTAGATGAGCTTAACTACGCACCAAGTGCTGTAGCGCGAAGCTTAAAATGTAATACAACTCGTACCATTGGTATGTTGGTAACAAAATCAACCAACCCATTTTTTGCTGAAGTTGTACATGGCGTTGAAGAGTATTGTTACGGCGCAGGTTACACCCTGATCCTATGTAACACTGAAGGCAATCTTGAAAAACAACGTGATTACCTACGCATGCTGGCAGAAAAGCGTGTTGATGGCCTACTGGTAATGTGTAGCGATCTTGATCAAAAGCTACTTGAACTACTAGAGCGTCAAAACGATCTGCCAATGGTTATCATGGACTGGGGCCCAGATAAGCCACATACAGACAATATTCAAGATAACGCTGAAACTGGCGGCTATATTGCGACTAAACACTTTATCGATAACGGCCATAAGAAAATTGGCTGTCTATCAGGTCAAGGTGATAAGTCTACTTGTCATGAGCGCCTAAAAGGTTTCCGTAAAGCAATGGCCGAAGCAGACTTAAGCGTTAATGAAGATTGGCTACTTGAAGGTGACTTCGAGTGTGAATCAGCGGTTGAAGCGGCGAAAAAGTTCATTGCAATGAAAGAGCGCCCTACTGCTATCTTCTGTTTCAACGACATCATGGCAATGGCAATGATCAGTACCTTTGAGCAAGCAGGCCTACGTATTCCTGATGATATCTCTATCATTGGTTACGACAACATTGACCTTGCACCGTACTTTGCACCGCCACTAACAACAATCCACCAGCCTAAGCGTCGTTTAGGTAAAACTGCAGTGGAAATTTTGCTAGATCGTGTTAAAGACAAGAATCACGCTCGTCAAACTTTTGAAATGACACCAGAGCTTGTTGCGAGAAAGTCGGTTAAAGATCTCAACTAA